From a region of the Pseudomonas fulva 12-X genome:
- a CDS encoding amino acid ABC transporter permease: MAKQKKAQWPWHLLTGLILVLGILAIWYSTSLISYEWRWNRVPQYFAYHAEEAQRAADYGSVESISRQGSDALVTLTGGGGEQQQLTVASDSLQLSEGDDVAEGDVIGVTRHWAAGPLLWGLWTTLWISVAAGVFGLLIGLVTGLCRLSGNPTLRHLSTLYVEVVRGTPLLVQIFIFYFFIGTVLNLSREFAGVAALALFTGAYVGEIVRAGVQSIVRGQDEAARSLGLSASQSMRYVILPQAFKRVLPPLAGQFISLVKDTSLVSVIAITELTKSGREAITTSFSTFEIWFCVAALYLVINLPLSQIANSLERRLAQSD; encoded by the coding sequence GTGGCTAAACAGAAGAAAGCCCAGTGGCCCTGGCACCTGCTGACCGGGCTGATCCTGGTCCTGGGTATCCTGGCGATCTGGTATTCCACCTCGCTGATCTCCTACGAATGGCGCTGGAATCGCGTTCCCCAGTACTTCGCCTATCACGCCGAAGAGGCGCAGCGCGCGGCTGACTACGGCAGCGTCGAGAGCATCAGTCGTCAGGGCAGCGACGCCCTGGTTACCCTGACCGGTGGAGGCGGCGAACAGCAGCAACTCACCGTGGCCAGCGACAGCCTGCAGCTCAGCGAAGGCGACGACGTCGCCGAGGGCGATGTCATCGGCGTCACCCGCCATTGGGCGGCCGGGCCGCTGCTTTGGGGACTCTGGACCACGTTGTGGATCTCCGTGGCGGCCGGCGTGTTCGGCCTGCTGATCGGTCTGGTAACCGGCCTGTGCCGACTGTCCGGCAACCCGACGCTGCGTCACCTGTCGACGCTCTACGTCGAAGTGGTGCGCGGCACGCCATTGCTGGTACAGATCTTCATCTTCTATTTCTTCATCGGCACGGTGCTCAACCTGTCCCGCGAGTTCGCCGGTGTGGCGGCGCTGGCCCTGTTCACCGGCGCCTATGTCGGCGAGATCGTACGCGCCGGTGTGCAGTCCATCGTTCGCGGTCAGGATGAAGCGGCTCGTTCGCTGGGCCTGAGCGCCTCGCAGTCGATGCGTTACGTGATCCTGCCGCAGGCGTTCAAGCGCGTGCTGCCGCCGCTGGCCGGGCAGTTCATCAGCCTGGTCAAGGACACCTCGCTGGTGTCGGTGATCGCCATCACCGAGTTGACCAAGAGCGGCCGCGAAGCCATCACCACCTCGTTCTCCACCTTCGAGATCTGGTTCTGCGTCGCGGCCCTGTACCTGGTGATCAACCTGCCGCTGTCGCAGATCGCCAACAGCCTGGAACGGAGGCTCGCGCAAAGTGATTGA
- the creC gene encoding two-component system sensor histidine kinase CreC — protein MPLGVRIFLAYFLFVGLSGWFVLSTVMDEIRPGVRQSTEETLVDTAHLLAVLLREDVRDGRLAQGQLPELLKAYGQRQPGAQIWGVAKNQVNHRIYVTDANGIVLLDSSGLAVGQDYSRWNDVYLTLRGRYGVRSTREDPNDPDSSVMYVAAPIIDGERILGVVSVAKPNRTLQPYIERSQRRLGWLGAGLIGLGLLVGGLLSWWLSGSLRRLTRYAQAVSEGQRAELPQVRGGELGQLAQAVERMRTELEGKAYVERYVHTLTHELKSPLAAIRGAAELLEGEMPEAQRRRFVANIGEEGERLQNLVERLLHLAQVEQRQGLEERVAVPLQSMIDELVQAQMARIEQRQVRVDNQVDAAQTLLGERFLLRQALSNLLDNALDFTPPGGLIRFTCEADAETVQLRLFNQGPAIPDYALARLTERFYSLARPTTGRKSTGLGLNFVQEVAQLHDATLSIANVEGGVQVALRFPR, from the coding sequence ATGCCGCTCGGAGTCCGTATCTTTCTGGCCTACTTCCTGTTCGTCGGGCTGTCCGGCTGGTTCGTGCTCAGCACGGTGATGGACGAGATCCGTCCCGGCGTGCGCCAGTCCACTGAGGAAACCCTGGTCGACACCGCGCACCTGCTGGCGGTATTGCTGCGTGAAGACGTACGCGATGGCCGCCTCGCCCAGGGGCAACTGCCCGAATTGCTCAAGGCCTACGGTCAGCGCCAGCCCGGTGCGCAGATCTGGGGCGTGGCGAAGAATCAGGTCAACCACCGTATCTACGTCACCGACGCCAACGGTATCGTGCTGCTCGACTCCAGCGGCCTGGCGGTGGGGCAGGATTACTCGCGTTGGAACGATGTCTACCTGACCCTGCGCGGTCGCTATGGCGTGCGCTCGACCCGCGAAGACCCGAACGATCCGGATTCCTCGGTGATGTACGTGGCCGCGCCGATCATCGATGGCGAGCGGATTCTCGGTGTGGTCTCGGTGGCCAAGCCCAACCGCACGCTGCAGCCTTATATCGAGCGCTCGCAGCGGCGCCTCGGCTGGCTCGGCGCCGGGCTGATCGGCCTGGGCCTGCTGGTCGGTGGTCTACTCAGCTGGTGGCTCAGCGGCTCGCTGCGCCGGTTGACCCGTTATGCACAGGCGGTCAGCGAGGGGCAGCGCGCCGAATTGCCCCAGGTGCGTGGCGGCGAACTCGGGCAACTGGCCCAGGCGGTGGAGCGCATGCGCACCGAATTGGAGGGCAAGGCCTACGTCGAGCGCTACGTGCACACCCTGACCCATGAACTGAAGAGCCCGCTGGCGGCGATCCGCGGTGCTGCCGAGTTGCTGGAAGGCGAGATGCCTGAAGCGCAGCGCCGGCGTTTCGTGGCCAACATCGGCGAGGAGGGCGAGCGCCTGCAGAACCTGGTCGAGCGCCTGCTGCACCTGGCCCAGGTCGAGCAGCGTCAGGGCCTAGAAGAGCGTGTCGCCGTGCCGCTGCAGTCGATGATCGACGAACTGGTCCAGGCCCAGATGGCACGCATCGAACAGCGCCAGGTGCGTGTGGATAACCAGGTCGATGCCGCGCAGACGCTGCTCGGCGAGCGCTTCCTGCTGCGCCAGGCGCTGAGCAACCTGCTCGACAACGCACTGGACTTCACGCCGCCCGGCGGACTGATCCGTTTCACCTGCGAGGCCGATGCCGAAACCGTGCAGCTGCGCCTGTTCAACCAGGGGCCGGCGATTCCCGACTACGCCCTGGCGCGCCTGACCGAGCGCTTCTACTCCCTGGCGCGGCCGACCACCGGCCGCAAGAGCACCGGCCTGGGGCTCAACTTCGTGCAGGAAGTGGCGCAGTTGCATGATGCGACGCTGAGCATCGCCAACGTCGAGGGCGGTGTGCAGGTCGCTTTGCGCTTCCCACGCTGA
- a CDS encoding transporter substrate-binding domain-containing protein, giving the protein MKKLVASLLLSVCAFTGIAQAGVIDDAVKRGTLRVGMDPTYMPFEMTNKRGEIIGFEVDLLKAMTKAMGVKLELVSTSYDGIIPALLTDKFDMIGSGMTLTQERNLRINFSEPFIVVGQTLLIRKELADKVKSYKDLNSADYRITSKIGTTGEMVAKKLIAQAKYSGFDNEQEAVMDVVNGKADAFIYDAPYNVVAVNKAGAGKLVFLDQPFTFEPLAFGLKKGDYDSINWINNWLHQIREDGTYDRIHAKWFKSTNWLKDME; this is encoded by the coding sequence ATGAAAAAGCTTGTCGCCTCACTGCTGTTATCCGTCTGCGCCTTCACCGGCATCGCCCAGGCTGGCGTCATCGACGACGCCGTCAAGCGCGGCACCCTGCGCGTGGGTATGGACCCGACCTACATGCCCTTCGAGATGACCAACAAGCGTGGGGAGATCATCGGCTTCGAGGTCGACCTGCTCAAGGCGATGACCAAGGCCATGGGCGTCAAGCTGGAGCTGGTTTCCACCTCCTACGACGGCATCATCCCGGCGCTGTTGACCGACAAGTTCGACATGATCGGCTCGGGTATGACCCTGACCCAGGAGCGCAACCTGCGCATCAACTTTTCCGAGCCCTTCATCGTGGTCGGTCAGACCCTGCTGATCCGCAAGGAGCTGGCTGACAAGGTCAAGAGCTACAAGGACCTGAACAGCGCCGACTACCGCATCACCTCCAAGATCGGTACCACCGGCGAGATGGTCGCCAAGAAGCTGATCGCCCAGGCCAAGTACAGCGGCTTCGACAACGAGCAGGAAGCGGTGATGGACGTGGTCAACGGCAAGGCTGACGCCTTCATCTACGACGCGCCTTACAACGTCGTCGCCGTGAACAAGGCCGGTGCCGGCAAGCTGGTGTTCCTCGATCAGCCGTTCACCTTCGAGCCCCTGGCCTTCGGCCTGAAGAAGGGCGATTACGACAGCATCAACTGGATCAACAACTGGCTGCACCAGATCCGCGAAGATGGCACCTACGATCGGATCCACGCCAAGTGGTTCAAGAGCACTAACTGGCTCAAAGACATGGAGTAA
- the rloA2 gene encoding retropepsin-like aspartic peptidase RloA2: protein MKTVLALLAAAVALPAMADQPTLYGRYEYIQLPQLGQTLKAKMDTGAMTASLSARDIEQFERDGQDWVRFRLAVDDADDQLFEKPLARITEIKNRAEEGSTAKPSYSSRPVVNMDICLGEELRTIEVNLTDRSHFDYPLLIGASAIRKLDAAIDPSNRYTAERPSC from the coding sequence GTGAAAACCGTTCTAGCCCTGCTTGCCGCTGCTGTCGCTCTGCCGGCGATGGCCGACCAGCCGACTCTCTACGGTCGCTACGAATACATCCAGCTGCCCCAACTCGGCCAGACTCTCAAGGCCAAGATGGACACCGGCGCCATGACCGCCTCCCTGTCGGCCCGCGATATCGAGCAGTTCGAGCGTGACGGTCAGGACTGGGTGCGTTTCCGTCTGGCGGTCGACGATGCCGACGATCAGCTCTTCGAAAAGCCCCTGGCTCGCATCACCGAAATCAAGAATCGCGCCGAGGAGGGCAGCACCGCCAAACCGTCCTATTCCTCGCGCCCCGTGGTCAATATGGACATCTGCCTGGGCGAGGAGCTGCGCACCATCGAGGTCAACCTCACCGACCGCAGCCACTTCGACTACCCGCTGCTGATCGGCGCCAGTGCCATCCGCAAGCTGGATGCGGCCATCGATCCGTCCAATCGTTATACCGCCGAGCGCCCCAGCTGTTGA
- the pip gene encoding prolyl aminopeptidase — protein MQTLYPEIKPYARHELAVQAPHVLYVDESGSADGLPVLFVHGGPGAGCDAASRRYFDPTLYRIVTFDQRGCGRSTPHASLENNTTWDLVADMERIREHLGIDKWVLFGGSWGSTLSLAYAQKHPDRVHALILRGIFLCRPQEFKWFYQEGASRLFPDYWQDYLAPIPVEEQGDLMQAFYKRLTGADQIAQMHAAKAWSCWEGRTATLRPNPQVVERFAESLRALSIARIECHYFVNDAFLEPNQLLRDVPKIAHLPGIIVHGRYDAICPLDNAWALHQAWPNSELQIIREAGHSAAEPGIADALVRAADEIAHRLLDLAPDEA, from the coding sequence ATGCAGACGCTGTATCCGGAGATCAAACCGTACGCCCGCCACGAACTGGCGGTTCAGGCGCCGCACGTTCTCTACGTGGACGAAAGCGGCTCGGCGGACGGTCTGCCGGTGCTGTTCGTGCATGGTGGCCCCGGCGCCGGCTGCGACGCAGCCAGCCGCCGCTACTTCGACCCGACCCTGTACCGCATCGTCACCTTCGACCAGCGTGGCTGCGGCCGCTCCACGCCCCATGCCAGCCTGGAAAACAACACTACCTGGGATCTGGTCGCCGACATGGAGCGCATCCGTGAGCACCTGGGCATCGACAAGTGGGTGCTGTTCGGCGGCTCGTGGGGTTCGACGCTGTCGCTGGCCTACGCCCAGAAACACCCGGACCGCGTGCATGCGCTGATCCTGCGCGGCATCTTTCTGTGCCGTCCCCAGGAATTCAAATGGTTCTATCAGGAGGGCGCCAGCCGGCTGTTCCCCGATTACTGGCAGGACTACCTGGCGCCGATCCCGGTCGAGGAGCAGGGCGACCTCATGCAGGCGTTCTACAAGCGCCTGACCGGTGCGGACCAGATCGCCCAGATGCATGCCGCCAAAGCCTGGTCGTGCTGGGAAGGGCGCACCGCCACCCTGCGGCCCAATCCGCAGGTGGTCGAGCGTTTCGCCGAAAGCCTGCGCGCGCTGTCGATTGCGCGCATCGAGTGTCACTACTTCGTCAACGACGCATTCCTCGAGCCCAACCAGCTGCTGCGCGACGTGCCGAAGATCGCCCATCTGCCGGGCATCATCGTGCATGGCCGATACGACGCCATCTGCCCGCTGGACAACGCCTGGGCGCTGCACCAGGCCTGGCCCAACAGCGAACTGCAGATCATCCGCGAGGCGGGGCATTCCGCTGCCGAACCAGGGATCGCCGATGCCCTGGTGCGCGCCGCCGATGAAATCGCCCATCGGCTGCTCGACCTGGCGCCGGACGAAGCATGA
- the creD gene encoding cell envelope integrity protein CreD yields MNRSLLFKLGAIALLILLLMIPLVLIDGLVSERQGARDDVLRDIARSSSYAQQITGPIMVVPYRKKVLTWKTRKDSDERYQEESIEQGRLYFLPERFALDGDVRTELRYRGIYQARLYHSDSQVSGEFKVPANYGISDVEAYWFGEPFIAVGISDVRGIGNDLKLQLNGASLSFEPGSGDDNFGSGVHVALLPRDTRNEQAYSFAFDLKLQGTEQLSITPVGRESQVTLRSDWPHPSFVGEFLPSQREVTPQGFTAKWQTSFFATDMQDALSSCVSGSCGAMQSRAFGVSLIDPVDQYLKADRAIKYALLFITLTFAVFFLFEVLKRMAVHPVQYALVGLSMALFYLLLLSLSEHLGFAVAYGLSALACVALNTFYVSSVLRSWLRGAAFGALLAALYGLLYGLLSAEDYALLMGSLLVFGVLGCVMVLTRKLDWYGVGRPATSDTLTS; encoded by the coding sequence ATGAACCGAAGCCTGCTGTTCAAACTGGGCGCCATTGCCCTGCTGATTCTGTTGTTGATGATTCCCCTGGTGCTGATCGACGGCCTGGTCAGCGAGCGTCAGGGCGCGCGCGACGATGTGCTGCGCGACATCGCCCGCAGCTCCAGCTACGCCCAGCAGATCACCGGGCCGATAATGGTGGTGCCGTATCGCAAGAAGGTGCTGACCTGGAAAACCCGCAAGGACAGCGACGAGCGTTATCAGGAGGAGTCCATCGAGCAGGGCCGTCTGTACTTTCTGCCCGAGCGTTTCGCCCTCGATGGCGACGTGCGTACCGAGCTGCGCTATCGCGGCATCTACCAGGCGCGTCTGTACCACAGCGATAGCCAGGTCAGCGGCGAGTTCAAGGTGCCGGCCAACTACGGCATCAGCGATGTCGAGGCCTACTGGTTCGGCGAGCCCTTCATCGCCGTAGGCATCAGCGATGTGCGCGGCATCGGCAACGATCTCAAGCTGCAGCTCAATGGTGCCAGCCTGAGCTTCGAGCCGGGCAGCGGCGACGACAACTTCGGTAGCGGCGTGCACGTGGCGCTGCTGCCTCGCGATACCCGCAACGAGCAGGCCTATAGCTTCGCCTTCGACCTCAAGCTGCAGGGCACCGAGCAACTGAGCATCACCCCGGTGGGCCGCGAAAGCCAGGTCACCCTGCGCTCGGACTGGCCACACCCGAGCTTCGTCGGCGAGTTCCTGCCGAGCCAGCGCGAGGTGACACCGCAGGGCTTCACCGCCAAATGGCAGACCAGCTTCTTCGCCACCGATATGCAGGATGCCTTGAGCAGTTGCGTCAGCGGCTCCTGTGGGGCGATGCAGAGCCGTGCCTTCGGCGTGAGCCTGATCGACCCGGTGGACCAGTACCTCAAGGCGGACCGCGCGATCAAATACGCGCTGTTGTTCATCACCCTCACCTTCGCCGTGTTCTTCCTGTTCGAAGTGCTCAAGCGCATGGCCGTGCACCCGGTGCAGTACGCATTGGTCGGCCTGTCGATGGCGCTGTTCTACCTGCTGCTGCTGTCGCTTTCCGAACACCTGGGCTTCGCTGTCGCCTACGGTTTATCCGCCCTGGCGTGCGTGGCGCTTAACACCTTCTACGTCAGCAGCGTGCTGCGCAGCTGGCTGCGTGGCGCTGCATTCGGCGCTTTGCTGGCCGCGTTGTACGGGCTGCTCTACGGCCTGCTCAGCGCCGAGGACTACGCCCTGCTGATGGGCTCGCTGCTGGTGTTCGGCGTGCTGGGCTGCGTGATGGTGCTGACCCGCAAGCTCGACTGGTACGGCGTCGGCCGCCCGGCCACCAGCGACACCCTGACTTCCTGA
- a CDS encoding methyl-accepting chemotaxis protein, with protein MWGLLKPGVRVLERVSFARKFQLLFVLFVAPMAYALWVMLSGAQERVQVLAMEVDGMQGVHALSAVESQLHEQRLLLARWKSNDKPAETPLRESNGKLGQTLAEADDEIKLTPSEHTARQIEALQASVTGLDMAALGKLGLPDALERYQSTLSTLTVLRDQVATDSGLILDPFLDTYLMMEQMTLILPRLADGIGSFASQGYDPLVAQRFTLQNRLTVRDLRRALEQTAAQLTKSRNALQQASPATMSNLEKAYEQVDKGLKQFLAEVDRDMFEANPMVLQPARFVEQVQTLQANVQTLRQAVFEQFNSNISGYQSAARQDMLRTSLIFGVLTLLALYLLLCLHASIRRSTAGIIQAAEGLRDGDLRVRMQVHGADDLAAISSALNTAVAQLRDSMQGVGREGQSLDETVRNLGSQAAGSLSAVEQQQAQMSQIATAATQMAATALSVAQSCEQAAQEAGQTREIANQSNQRSAKTSASMRELSERLAGSAQTLQKLREQTEQITRVVDVIKGIAEQTNLLALNAAIEAARAGEQGRGFAVVADEVRSLSQRTQNSTAEIAQTVGDLHKVVGQSVAEMEQAIHQAEGDVGNVLAMSADLDGIVESVQRVSDRLAQIATAAEQQAATADEVSGNIQQVDQAASELLDGARMVSDASEQLRRGSETLSRNTGRFRVE; from the coding sequence ATGTGGGGATTGCTCAAGCCGGGTGTGCGCGTTCTGGAACGTGTCAGTTTCGCCCGCAAGTTTCAGCTGCTGTTCGTCCTTTTTGTCGCGCCAATGGCCTATGCGCTCTGGGTGATGCTGAGCGGCGCTCAGGAACGTGTCCAGGTGCTGGCCATGGAAGTGGACGGCATGCAGGGCGTTCACGCCCTGAGCGCTGTCGAGTCGCAGCTGCACGAGCAGCGCCTGTTGCTGGCGCGCTGGAAGAGCAACGACAAGCCAGCTGAAACCCCGCTGCGTGAGAGCAACGGCAAGCTCGGCCAAACGCTGGCCGAGGCCGACGACGAGATCAAGCTGACGCCCAGTGAGCATACTGCCCGGCAAATCGAGGCATTGCAGGCGTCGGTCACCGGGCTGGACATGGCCGCGCTGGGTAAATTGGGACTGCCCGATGCTCTTGAGCGTTACCAGAGCACACTCTCGACCCTGACCGTGTTACGTGATCAGGTCGCGACCGACAGCGGCCTGATACTTGATCCCTTCCTCGATACCTACCTGATGATGGAGCAGATGACGCTGATTCTGCCCCGCCTGGCCGATGGTATTGGCAGCTTCGCCAGCCAGGGCTACGACCCGCTGGTGGCCCAGCGTTTCACCCTGCAGAACCGCCTGACCGTGCGCGATCTGCGCCGCGCCCTCGAGCAGACCGCCGCGCAGCTGACCAAGTCGCGCAACGCCCTTCAGCAGGCTTCGCCTGCGACCATGAGCAATCTGGAAAAAGCCTATGAGCAGGTTGATAAAGGGCTCAAGCAGTTCCTGGCCGAAGTGGATCGCGACATGTTCGAGGCCAACCCCATGGTGCTGCAGCCAGCGCGCTTCGTGGAGCAGGTGCAGACCCTGCAGGCGAACGTGCAGACCTTGCGCCAGGCGGTGTTCGAGCAGTTCAACAGCAATATTTCCGGGTACCAGAGCGCAGCTCGCCAGGACATGCTGCGCACTTCGCTGATCTTCGGCGTGCTGACCCTGCTCGCCTTGTACCTGCTGTTGTGCCTTCACGCCTCCATTCGCCGCAGCACCGCCGGCATCATTCAGGCCGCCGAAGGCCTGCGTGACGGTGACCTGCGCGTGCGTATGCAGGTGCACGGTGCCGATGATCTGGCGGCCATTTCCAGCGCACTGAATACCGCGGTCGCCCAGTTGCGCGACTCCATGCAGGGCGTCGGCCGTGAAGGGCAGAGCCTCGACGAGACCGTGCGCAACCTGGGCAGCCAGGCGGCGGGCTCCCTGAGCGCGGTCGAGCAACAGCAGGCGCAGATGAGCCAGATCGCCACCGCCGCCACGCAGATGGCGGCTACCGCCCTGAGCGTGGCGCAAAGCTGCGAGCAGGCAGCGCAGGAAGCCGGGCAGACCCGTGAGATCGCCAACCAGAGCAACCAGCGCAGCGCCAAGACCAGCGCCAGCATGCGTGAACTCAGCGAGCGCCTGGCCGGCAGCGCGCAGACCCTGCAGAAGCTGCGTGAGCAGACCGAACAGATCACCCGGGTGGTCGACGTGATCAAAGGCATCGCCGAGCAGACCAACCTGCTGGCGCTCAATGCCGCCATCGAAGCGGCGCGCGCCGGCGAGCAAGGGCGCGGCTTCGCGGTGGTCGCCGATGAGGTGCGGTCCTTGTCGCAACGCACCCAGAATTCCACCGCAGAAATCGCCCAGACCGTTGGCGATCTGCACAAGGTCGTCGGCCAGTCCGTCGCCGAGATGGAGCAGGCCATTCACCAGGCCGAAGGTGATGTGGGCAATGTGTTGGCGATGAGTGCGGATCTGGACGGCATCGTCGAATCGGTGCAGCGGGTCAGCGACCGCCTGGCACAGATCGCCACCGCCGCCGAGCAGCAGGCGGCCACCGCCGACGAGGTGAGCGGCAATATCCAGCAGGTGGATCAGGCGGCCAGCGAGCTGCTCGACGGCGCCCGCATGGTCAGCGATGCCAGTGAACAACTGCGCCGTGGCAGCGAAACCCTGTCGCGCAATACCGGCCGTTTCCGGGTGGAATAA
- a CDS encoding amino acid ABC transporter ATP-binding protein translates to MIEVRDLIKVFDARGQQVRAVDGVTTQVARGEVLVVIGPSGSGKSTFLRCLNGLEELDEGSVSIDGLDLANPKTDINAYRREVGMVFQHFNLFPHMTVLENLCLAQKVVRKRGKAEREAKARALLDKVGIGQKAGEFPSRLSGGQQQRVAIARALCMDPKVMLFDEPTSALDPEMVGEVLDVMKQLALEGMTMVCVTHEMGFAREVADRVLFFDHGKLLEDAPPAEFFAQPKDPRAQAFLRQVL, encoded by the coding sequence GTGATTGAAGTCCGTGATCTGATCAAGGTATTCGACGCCCGCGGCCAGCAGGTGCGCGCCGTCGACGGCGTGACCACCCAGGTGGCGCGCGGTGAGGTGCTGGTGGTGATCGGCCCGTCCGGCTCCGGCAAGTCGACCTTCCTGCGCTGCCTCAATGGCCTGGAAGAGCTCGACGAAGGCTCGGTGAGCATCGACGGCCTGGATCTCGCCAACCCGAAGACCGATATCAACGCCTATCGGCGCGAAGTCGGCATGGTGTTCCAGCACTTCAACCTGTTCCCGCACATGACCGTGCTGGAGAACCTGTGTCTGGCCCAGAAGGTGGTGCGCAAGCGCGGCAAGGCCGAGCGCGAAGCCAAGGCGCGGGCGCTGCTCGACAAGGTCGGCATCGGCCAGAAGGCCGGCGAGTTTCCGTCGCGCCTGTCCGGCGGCCAGCAGCAGCGTGTGGCCATTGCCCGCGCCCTGTGCATGGACCCCAAGGTGATGCTGTTCGACGAGCCGACCTCGGCCCTCGACCCGGAAATGGTCGGCGAAGTGCTGGACGTGATGAAGCAGCTGGCGCTCGAAGGCATGACCATGGTCTGCGTCACCCATGAGATGGGTTTCGCCCGCGAAGTGGCCGACCGCGTGCTGTTTTTCGATCACGGCAAACTGCTCGAAGACGCGCCGCCTGCCGAGTTCTTTGCCCAGCCGAAGGATCCGCGGGCCCAGGCGTTCTTGCGGCAGGTGTTGTAG
- a CDS encoding CBS domain-containing protein: protein MKKTVADVLKSKPISNVYSVTPDSSVFAAVKLMAEKGIGALVVLEGERLAGIVSERDYVRKVAVQERSPANLKVSEIMTAKVITVSPGEDARHCMELMTNGRLRHLPVVEDGRLVGLLSIGDLVKDIISQQENLIQHLEQYIRGE, encoded by the coding sequence ATGAAAAAGACCGTGGCTGACGTGCTCAAGAGCAAGCCGATTTCCAACGTGTACAGCGTCACGCCCGACAGCAGCGTGTTCGCCGCAGTGAAGCTGATGGCCGAGAAGGGTATCGGCGCCCTGGTGGTGCTCGAGGGCGAGCGCCTGGCCGGTATCGTCAGCGAGCGTGATTACGTGCGCAAGGTCGCCGTGCAGGAGCGCTCGCCGGCCAACCTCAAGGTCAGCGAGATCATGACCGCCAAGGTCATCACCGTGAGCCCGGGCGAAGATGCCCGCCATTGCATGGAGTTGATGACCAATGGTCGCCTGCGTCACCTGCCTGTCGTCGAAGATGGCCGCCTGGTCGGCCTGCTGTCCATCGGCGACCTGGTCAAGGACATCATCAGCCAGCAGGAAAACCTGATCCAGCACCTGGAGCAGTACATCCGCGGCGAATGA
- the dtd gene encoding D-aminoacyl-tRNA deacylase produces the protein MRALLQRVSSARVDIAGETVGAIDQGLLVLVGVEPQDTEASCAKLLHKLLNYRVFSDEAGKMNLSLKDIGGGLLLVSQFTLAADTRSGLRPGFSTAAPPALGEALFDHLLEQARAQHPQVASGRFGADMQVHLVNDGPVTFLLET, from the coding sequence ATGAGGGCACTGCTGCAGCGCGTTTCCAGCGCCCGTGTGGATATCGCCGGTGAAACCGTCGGCGCTATCGACCAGGGCCTGCTGGTGCTGGTCGGCGTCGAGCCGCAGGACACTGAAGCCAGCTGCGCCAAGCTGCTGCACAAGCTGCTCAACTACCGGGTGTTCAGCGACGAGGCGGGCAAGATGAACCTGTCGCTCAAGGACATCGGTGGCGGCCTGTTGCTGGTTTCCCAGTTCACTCTCGCTGCCGATACCCGCAGCGGCCTGCGTCCGGGGTTCTCCACCGCCGCGCCGCCCGCCTTGGGCGAAGCGCTGTTCGACCATCTGCTCGAACAGGCGCGGGCGCAGCACCCGCAGGTGGCCAGCGGTCGTTTTGGTGCCGACATGCAGGTGCATCTGGTCAACGATGGCCCGGTAACCTTCCTGCTGGAAACCTGA
- the creB gene encoding two-component system response regulator CreB codes for MATILIVEDEAAIADTLVYALQAEGFTTRWLTLGGEALALLEREACDLVILDVGLPDISGFEACKRLRRFSEVPVMFLTARNDEIDRVVGLEIGADDYVVKPFSPREVAARVKAILKRVAPREPAAAKPSEGPFHLDSERVRIDYHGQPLSLTRLEFQLLQCLLGQPERVFSREQLLDALGVAADVGYERNIDSHIKSLRAKLRQVAPQAEPIQTHRGLGYSLRLE; via the coding sequence ATGGCGACCATCCTGATCGTCGAAGATGAAGCCGCAATCGCCGACACCCTGGTTTATGCCCTGCAGGCCGAGGGGTTCACCACACGCTGGCTGACGCTGGGCGGTGAGGCGCTGGCGCTGCTGGAGCGTGAAGCCTGTGATCTGGTAATTCTCGATGTCGGCTTGCCCGACATCAGCGGTTTTGAAGCCTGCAAGCGGCTGCGGCGCTTTTCCGAAGTGCCGGTGATGTTCCTGACCGCACGCAACGACGAGATCGACCGCGTGGTGGGGCTGGAAATCGGCGCCGACGATTACGTGGTCAAGCCGTTCAGCCCGCGGGAGGTGGCCGCGCGGGTCAAGGCCATTCTCAAGCGTGTGGCGCCGCGCGAGCCGGCGGCCGCCAAGCCTAGTGAAGGCCCGTTTCACCTCGACAGCGAGCGGGTGCGCATTGACTACCACGGCCAGCCCCTGAGCCTGACCCGCCTCGAATTCCAGTTGCTGCAATGCCTGCTCGGCCAGCCCGAGCGGGTGTTCAGCCGCGAGCAGTTGCTCGATGCCCTGGGCGTGGCGGCGGACGTCGGTTACGAGCGCAATATCGACAGCCACATCAAGAGCCTGCGCGCCAAGCTGCGCCAGGTCGCGCCACAGGCCGAGCCGATCCAGACCCACCGTGGGCTGGGCTACAGCCTGCGGCTCGAATAG